The following DNA comes from Deltaproteobacteria bacterium.
ATCCGGTAATGAAGCATTGATACCATCAACACCTATAGCTTGCGTACGATAGGCACTTGATAATAATTCTATGGCTATACCATGATACTCTAATTCTGAAATAGCATGGTGAAACGAAAGTAGCACATCACCTAAATTACCACCAAAGGCGATATATACGGATGTGTGAAAGGTGTTTGTTTGTACAGCCATTGATTTATATTGAATTGAAAGTTTTAAATTTAATTATGCAATACATCCCGCATAGTATATCGACCTGCTGGTTTTGCAGCTAACCATGAGGTAGCGACTAAAGCACCTCGCGCAAAAATATCAGCACTGTTGGCTCTATGAGTTAGTTCGATACGCTCGTTTTCTCCAAAAAAGAAAACCGTATGTTCACCAGCAACATCACCACCACGTAATGCTGCATAGCCAATCTCATCACTAGAACGGGACTCACCGATACCATGTCGACCATATACGGATTTTAATGTCCCACGCCCACGTTCGATGGCAGCTCCCAAAGCTAAGGCAGTACCACTTGGGGCATCTCGTTTATAACGGTGATGAATTTCACTAATCTCAACTTCAAAAGCATTGCCTAACGTATTCGCGGTACGTTCAACTAAATCTAATAATACATTAACACCAAGACTAAGATTAGCTGCCTTAAGTACAGCTATTTTATGGGCAGCTTGTTTTATCGCTGCAAGATCATGTGCATCAAGGCCAGTAGTAGCAATTAGATAGGCGGTATTATGTTCAGCACAAATTGGCGCTACTTGTGTAACAATTGATGGAACGGAAAAATCTATAAGAACATCAGCAGTTGATACCGCCTGATTTGGATCATCAGTAACTATTATATTATCAGGTTTACCCAAACGAGCTAACTCACTGTTGCGTTCCAGCAGCGCAGTTAAGCGAAGCTGTGGAAATTCAGAAATCAATCGTATTACACGACTACCCATACGTCCACCAGCACCTGCTAATGCCACATGCACTTTTGCAGTGCTTTTGTTTTTTATTGCCATAATAACTCCCTATAATGGTTATGATGATAATGTAAAAGCTCGATAAAGAGCAGCTTCAAGCTGTGCCACAGCGCGACCAATGGCGTCAGCTTTAATATCAAGAGCACAACGCATTCGTACACTGCGTTCTTGGCATGGGATTAATAATAATTCTTCTTTAAAGCATGCCTTTAGTAATTGATCACGCTCGCCTTTAGTTTTTAGATCAAAAGCTGCTAACAAACCACAGCTACGTACATTTGATAATCTTGTGGATTCTGTTGCTAAATTACTTAGTAACTTGTGTAAATACTTACCAATATTAATGGCATTATCGAGCAGATGCTCTTCTTGAATAATTTTTATTAATCGTTCGCAACGAACAACATCAATAGAATTTCCCATAAACATATTTGAAAAACATGCAGAAGATTTCATTGAGGCGACTATATTATCGAGACGAGCAGTTGCCGCAAAACCGCTTACTTGGGTTTTTTTGCTAAAAATCAATAAATCTGGCTTAACCTTATAGTGTTGCCATGCCCACCATTTACCAGTGATAGCAAA
Coding sequences within:
- a CDS encoding 4-hydroxy-tetrahydrodipicolinate reductase; its protein translation is MAIKNKSTAKVHVALAGAGGRMGSRVIRLISEFPQLRLTALLERNSELARLGKPDNIIVTDDPNQAVSTADVLIDFSVPSIVTQVAPICAEHNTAYLIATTGLDAHDLAAIKQAAHKIAVLKAANLSLGVNVLLDLVERTANTLGNAFEVEISEIHHRYKRDAPSGTALALGAAIERGRGTLKSVYGRHGIGESRSSDEIGYAALRGGDVAGEHTVFFFGENERIELTHRANSADIFARGALVATSWLAAKPAGRYTMRDVLHN